The following proteins are encoded in a genomic region of Streptomyces sp. NBC_01723:
- a CDS encoding IS5 family transposase (programmed frameshift) gives MRRHELTDAEWELLAPLIPRAATGRPRVSDRQVINGMVYKIRTGISWRDLPERYGPWKTVYTRFRRYALDGVFARALQQVQAEADAAGDIDWLVQIDSTIVRAHQHAAATGRKGEHRQDEPDDHALGRSRGGLTTKIHLACDGRGRPLAILLTPGQRHDSICARPLLERIHVPRTGVGRPRCRPDQVIADKAYSSRGFGAYLRKRGIAHTIPEKTDQRRHRHNRGRHGGRPPAFDRHLYRRRNVVERCFNRLKGFRGIATRYEKTATSYEAAVNLASFLLWARSV, from the exons ATACGCCGCCATGAACTCACGGATGCGGAATGGGAGTTACTTGCTCCACTGATACCGCGGGCCGCCACGGGACGTCCGCGTGTGTCGGACCGCCAGGTCATCAACGGGATGGTCTACAAGATCCGCACCGGTATCTCCTGGCGTGACCTGCCGGAACGCTACGGGCCGTGGAAGACGGTCTACACCCGGTTCCGCCGCTACGCCCTGGACGGCGTGTTCGCCCGAGCGCTTCAGCAGGTCCAAGCCGAAGCGGACGCGGCCGGCGACATCGACTGGTTGGTCCAGATCGACTCCACCATCGTCCGTGCCCACCAGCACGCTGCTGCCACCGGCCGAAAAGGGGAA CACCGGCAGGACGAACCGGACGATCACGCCCTCGGCCGATCCCGAGGCGGACTGACCACCAAAATTCACCTCGCTTGCGACGGTCGCGGCCGGCCCCTCGCCATCCTGCTGACACCCGGCCAACGGCACGACAGCATCTGCGCACGCCCGCTCCTCGAACGCATCCACGTCCCGCGAACCGGCGTCGGACGACCACGCTGCAGGCCCGACCAGGTCATCGCGGACAAGGCCTACAGCTCCCGCGGCTTCGGCGCCTACCTGCGCAAACGCGGCATCGCACACACCATCCCGGAGAAGACCGACCAGCGACGGCACCGTCACAACCGCGGACGTCACGGCGGCCGACCACCGGCATTCGACCGGCATCTCTACCGTCGCCGCAACGTCGTTGAGCGCTGCTTCAACCGTCTCAAGGGCTTCCGCGGCATCGCCACTCGATACGAGAAGACCGCCACTTCCTACGAAGCAGCGGTCAATCTCGCCTCATTCCTACTCTGGGCAAGATCCGTTTGA
- a CDS encoding antibiotic biosynthesis monooxygenase family protein: protein MAIWEIVRIAVPEGREKEFETVVRSHLPILEEDRGCLDVILYRAIGKSGTLLLCVQWESIEYHAEVFMKTEGFAKFTSSMVPYFVDTPEVLHADAVINGF, encoded by the coding sequence GTGGCGATTTGGGAGATTGTCAGAATTGCAGTTCCAGAGGGTAGGGAGAAGGAATTCGAAACCGTTGTCCGGTCGCATCTACCTATCCTCGAAGAGGATAGGGGCTGTCTGGATGTAATCCTTTACCGCGCCATTGGCAAGAGCGGCACGCTATTGCTCTGTGTACAGTGGGAGTCGATAGAATATCACGCCGAAGTATTCATGAAGACTGAGGGTTTCGCCAAATTTACCAGCTCAATGGTGCCCTATTTCGTCGACACTCCAGAAGTTCTCCACGCTGACGCCGTCATCAACGGCTTCTGA
- a CDS encoding SDR family oxidoreductase: protein MERPDGASSVLVGSNAADRGREAFGARAAAKVAVRSFARRWSIELKGRGIRGNVISPAWIETPGIATTFGDGESSQAIKEDVATTLP from the coding sequence GTGGAAAGGCCCGACGGAGCCTCGAGCGTCCTGGTCGGTTCGAACGCAGCTGACCGCGGCAGGGAGGCGTTCGGCGCGCGGGCAGCGGCGAAGGTCGCCGTTCGGTCCTTCGCACGGAGATGGTCCATCGAGCTCAAGGGCCGCGGCATCCGGGGCAACGTCATCTCTCCGGCATGGATCGAGACTCCCGGGATCGCCACCACCTTCGGTGACGGAGAGAGCTCCCAGGCGATCAAGGAGGATGTCGCCACAACCCTTCCCTAA
- a CDS encoding glycoside hydrolase family 19 protein — protein sequence MLPTAGSTDSPITGFTGKCIDVADANTANGTAVQLYDCNGTGAQRWSSPGDGTLRAFGKCLDIQADGTADGTSVWLWDCHGGANQQWVVTEAHDIVNPATDRCLDVRGYDNANRTPLQIWPCTGAANQKWFHSMVEEAPANESGSDGGGYAPAGFVVSENQFNEMFPARNPFYTYGGLMSALGAYPGFATSGDDTTRKREAAAFLANTSHETGGLAHVTEQNTANHSHYCDPGQPYGCPAGQSAYYGRGPTQLSWNFNYKAAGDALGVDLLNNPGLVESDASVAWKTALWYWNTQSGPGTMTPHDAMANNSGFGQTIRSINGALECDGKNPAQVQSRVANYQRFVQILGTTPGDNLVC from the coding sequence ATGCTGCCGACGGCGGGCAGCACGGACAGCCCGATCACCGGATTCACCGGTAAATGTATCGATGTGGCGGACGCCAACACGGCTAACGGTACGGCTGTTCAGCTCTACGACTGCAACGGCACCGGAGCCCAGCGCTGGTCCAGCCCCGGGGACGGCACCCTGCGGGCGTTCGGCAAGTGCCTGGACATACAGGCGGACGGCACCGCGGACGGGACGTCCGTGTGGCTGTGGGACTGCCATGGTGGAGCGAACCAGCAGTGGGTGGTCACCGAAGCCCACGACATCGTGAATCCCGCCACGGATAGGTGCCTGGACGTACGCGGCTACGACAACGCCAACAGAACACCCCTCCAAATCTGGCCCTGTACCGGAGCGGCGAACCAGAAGTGGTTCCATTCAATGGTGGAGGAAGCCCCGGCGAACGAAAGTGGCAGCGATGGTGGCGGCTACGCCCCAGCGGGTTTCGTCGTGAGTGAGAACCAGTTCAATGAAATGTTCCCGGCCCGGAACCCCTTCTACACCTACGGGGGTCTGATGTCTGCGCTGGGCGCCTACCCCGGCTTCGCCACCTCCGGGGACGACACCACCAGGAAGCGCGAAGCCGCCGCCTTCCTGGCGAACACCAGCCACGAGACCGGCGGCCTTGCACATGTCACCGAACAGAACACGGCCAACCACTCCCACTACTGCGACCCTGGCCAGCCTTACGGCTGCCCCGCCGGCCAGAGCGCCTATTACGGCCGCGGCCCCACTCAGCTCAGCTGGAACTTCAACTACAAGGCGGCGGGCGACGCCCTCGGCGTCGACCTGCTGAACAACCCCGGACTCGTGGAGAGCGACGCCTCCGTTGCCTGGAAGACTGCTCTTTGGTACTGGAACACCCAGAGCGGCCCCGGCACCATGACCCCGCACGACGCCATGGCCAACAACTCCGGCTTCGGCCAGACCATCCGCTCCATCAACGGCGCCTTGGAATGTGACGGCAAGAACCCCGCACAGGTGCAGAGCCGCGTGGCCAATTACCAGCGATTCGTCCAAATTTTGGGAACGACACCGGGAGACAACCTCGTCTGCTGA
- the istA gene encoding IS21 family transposase, whose protein sequence is MQDGGGRLTVVLDPHRWLEVRRFRGLLESGAMSLSEIARETGLDRKTVRKYLSAPGPATPPRRSPNGRSRARVIDEFAPLVDSMLRAEILMKAAVIHERLAAEYGFTGTYQRVKLYVQDARPRIAEELGITPKELAGMHRRFEVIPGAQAQVDWGDEGQILAHMGIPKVYSFHMTLSYSRDPFCCFTTSQDLQSFFDCHRRAFAHVGGVPMAIVYDRTKTVVRRHVAPGEAVPLHPEAVGFAGHYDFDIDVLAAYRPTGKGRVERQVLIVRDHVLSGRSFSSIEEMDAAFTTWVPQRRAQAHRTHQQIIGERAARDHAALKPLPPTPYLVAERHLRPVGKDCQVAFGGNLYSVPARKVRPRQLVEIRATKSQVMLHSTTPGKEGESLLAIHPRAVGRGIRVVDETRWDGLPTGKGRRTTTGDVPAQPRREPSPRRETGPLETLLSRAAVTRIEVGRRPLSVYDELTGTRPFTTHPSTGETS, encoded by the coding sequence ATGCAGGACGGCGGAGGGCGGTTAACGGTGGTCCTGGATCCGCATCGCTGGCTGGAAGTGCGGCGCTTCCGTGGTCTGCTGGAGTCCGGGGCGATGAGCCTGTCGGAGATCGCCAGAGAGACAGGGCTGGACCGGAAAACGGTCCGCAAGTACCTCTCCGCGCCGGGCCCGGCCACTCCGCCGCGGCGGTCACCGAACGGGCGGTCGCGTGCGAGGGTGATCGACGAGTTCGCGCCGCTGGTCGACTCGATGCTGCGGGCGGAGATCCTCATGAAGGCCGCGGTGATCCACGAGCGGCTGGCCGCGGAGTACGGGTTCACCGGCACCTACCAGCGCGTCAAGCTCTACGTTCAGGACGCCCGTCCTCGCATCGCCGAGGAACTCGGCATCACGCCGAAGGAACTGGCGGGCATGCACCGCCGCTTCGAGGTGATCCCCGGGGCCCAGGCTCAGGTGGACTGGGGCGACGAGGGCCAGATTCTTGCCCACATGGGAATCCCGAAGGTCTATTCGTTCCACATGACGCTGTCGTACTCGCGCGATCCGTTCTGCTGTTTCACCACCAGCCAGGACCTGCAGAGCTTCTTCGACTGCCACCGCCGGGCCTTCGCCCACGTCGGCGGCGTCCCGATGGCGATCGTCTACGACCGGACCAAGACCGTTGTCCGACGCCACGTCGCTCCGGGCGAGGCCGTTCCGCTGCATCCGGAGGCGGTCGGGTTCGCCGGCCACTACGACTTCGACATCGACGTCCTGGCGGCCTACCGGCCCACGGGCAAGGGCCGGGTCGAGCGGCAGGTTCTCATCGTCCGCGACCACGTTCTGTCCGGCCGGTCCTTCTCGTCCATCGAGGAGATGGACGCCGCCTTCACCACCTGGGTCCCGCAGCGGCGGGCCCAGGCCCACAGGACTCACCAGCAGATCATCGGAGAGCGTGCGGCCCGCGACCACGCGGCCCTCAAGCCTCTGCCACCGACTCCGTATCTGGTGGCCGAGCGGCATCTGCGGCCAGTCGGCAAGGACTGCCAGGTCGCCTTCGGCGGCAACCTCTACTCGGTGCCGGCCCGCAAGGTCCGACCCCGGCAGCTGGTCGAGATCAGGGCTACGAAGTCCCAGGTCATGCTCCATTCGACCACCCCTGGCAAGGAGGGAGAGAGCCTGCTGGCGATACACCCGCGGGCGGTGGGCCGCGGAATCCGCGTCGTCGATGAAACCCGCTGGGACGGCCTGCCGACAGGCAAGGGCCGGCGGACCACCACCGGCGACGTCCCGGCCCAGCCCCGGCGCGAACCGTCTCCCAGGCGGGAGACCGGACCCCTGGAAACGCTGCTGAGCCGGGCCGCCGTCACCCGGATCGAAGTCGGCCGCCGACCGCTGTCGGTCTATGACGAACTGACCGGCACCCGCCCCTTCACCACCCACCCGAGCACAGGGGAAACGTCTTGA
- a CDS encoding IS630 family transposase → MSRPGPKIPPLSVTDAQRAVLEGWLRRRSTAQALAQRSRIVLECAEGHSIMEVSRRLRITPDTVRTWRRRFLERGLDGLCDDPRPGVPRKITDGDVERVVVKTLEETPKNATHWSTRSMAAATGMSQSTISRIWRAFALAPHRSQTFKLSTDPLFIDKVRDVVGLYLDPPEKPLVLCVDEKSQVQALDRSQPVLPMVPGVPERRSHDYVRAGTTTLFAALEVATGKVIGSLHRCHRAAEFKKFLTKLDKEVPAGLQVHLILDNYATHKTPDIKKWLLAHPRFHLHFTPTSASWLNLVERWFAELTQKKLKRGVHRSVQALERDIRSWLADWNEHPRPFVWTKTADEILDKVAAYCRRISDSGH, encoded by the coding sequence ATGAGTCGTCCGGGTCCGAAGATTCCGCCGTTGTCGGTGACAGATGCCCAGCGGGCTGTGCTGGAGGGCTGGCTGCGTCGTCGTTCGACGGCCCAGGCTCTGGCTCAGCGGTCGCGGATCGTGCTGGAGTGTGCCGAGGGGCACTCGATCATGGAGGTGTCCCGGCGTCTGCGGATCACTCCGGACACGGTCCGCACCTGGCGACGCCGCTTCCTCGAACGCGGACTGGACGGCTTGTGCGACGACCCGCGGCCCGGTGTCCCACGGAAGATCACCGACGGGGACGTCGAGCGTGTCGTCGTCAAGACGCTGGAGGAGACGCCGAAGAACGCCACTCACTGGTCGACGAGGTCGATGGCGGCGGCCACGGGCATGTCGCAGTCGACGATCTCGCGGATCTGGCGAGCGTTCGCTCTGGCGCCGCACCGCTCGCAGACGTTCAAACTGTCCACCGACCCGCTGTTCATCGACAAGGTCCGCGACGTCGTCGGCCTCTACCTCGACCCGCCCGAGAAGCCCCTGGTGCTCTGCGTGGACGAGAAGTCGCAGGTCCAGGCCCTCGACCGCTCTCAGCCGGTGCTGCCGATGGTGCCCGGCGTTCCCGAACGCCGCAGCCACGACTACGTCCGCGCCGGCACCACCACCCTCTTCGCCGCTCTCGAGGTCGCCACCGGCAAAGTCATCGGCTCGCTTCACCGCTGCCACCGGGCCGCGGAGTTCAAGAAGTTCCTCACCAAACTCGACAAGGAAGTCCCGGCCGGCCTCCAGGTCCACCTGATCCTCGACAACTACGCGACCCACAAGACACCCGACATCAAGAAGTGGCTGCTGGCTCACCCCCGGTTCCACCTGCACTTCACGCCGACCAGCGCGTCCTGGCTGAACTTGGTCGAGCGGTGGTTCGCCGAACTCACGCAGAAGAAGCTCAAGCGCGGCGTCCACCGCTCCGTCCAGGCACTCGAACGTGACATCCGGTCCTGGCTCGCAGACTGGAACGAGCACCCCAGGCCCTTCGTCTGGACGAAAACAGCCGACGAGATCCTCGACAAAGTCGCCGCCTACTGCCGACGAATCTCCGACTCAGGTCACTAG
- a CDS encoding transposase translates to MGTVERLFRLRLTHPEVAVAWADSAYGETLVDWSHSLLDITLRTLPRRKDQDGFAILAKRWRVEWAISWIMRARRNVRGYERLHSEAHITWTFITLMARRLTRPPRLPRTSPHPVEPEKTISKPRPIRLRMQQPNTIRRAATA, encoded by the coding sequence GTGGGGACCGTTGAGCGGCTGTTCCGCCTGCGCCTGACGCATCCCGAAGTCGCCGTCGCCTGGGCGGACTCCGCCTACGGCGAGACCCTCGTGGACTGGTCCCACTCCTTGCTCGATATCACCCTCAGGACGCTGCCCCGCCGCAAGGACCAGGACGGCTTCGCCATCCTGGCCAAGCGGTGGCGCGTCGAGTGGGCCATCTCGTGGATCATGAGAGCTAGGAGAAACGTCCGCGGCTACGAGCGCCTCCACAGCGAAGCCCACATCACCTGGACCTTCATCACCCTCATGGCCCGTCGGCTCACCCGTCCTCCCCGGCTGCCGCGCACGTCGCCCCACCCCGTCGAACCGGAGAAGACGATCAGCAAGCCCAGGCCCATACGCCTGCGGATGCAGCAGCCCAACACCATCCGCCGGGCCGCCACCGCCTAG
- a CDS encoding SDR family NAD(P)-dependent oxidoreductase has product MRAGKTWWREFAESLTPRFTPASPVALDVTDTAQLAAAAKGLGPLSGLVNNAGITFSGPLEHMPLDRLREQLEVNTVGVLAVSQAFLPALRAGRGRLVMISSTAGLVTVPLLGAYSASKFALEAIADALRQELAPWGLPVIVVNPGSFKSQNRPKTDAKAESDRADMDEKAERQYGKAMDVFLQFNKKVEAGAGPPERVAAVVEQALIVRRPRPRYLVGSDARMTVALKRLLPTQTVDALLSRFIGLPRSESSS; this is encoded by the coding sequence CTGAGGGCGGGGAAAACGTGGTGGCGGGAGTTCGCCGAATCTCTGACGCCCCGGTTCACTCCCGCATCCCCGGTAGCGCTTGACGTGACAGACACTGCGCAGTTGGCTGCGGCAGCGAAGGGACTCGGACCCCTCAGCGGCTTGGTCAACAACGCTGGAATCACCTTTTCTGGCCCCTTGGAACACATGCCTCTCGACCGCCTCCGTGAACAACTGGAGGTCAACACAGTCGGGGTCCTGGCCGTATCGCAGGCGTTCCTGCCCGCGCTGAGGGCCGGGCGTGGGCGCCTCGTCATGATCAGCTCAACCGCCGGTCTTGTCACCGTGCCCCTGCTCGGCGCATACAGCGCCTCGAAGTTTGCCCTGGAAGCGATCGCGGACGCGCTGCGTCAGGAGTTGGCACCATGGGGTCTGCCCGTCATCGTGGTTAACCCCGGTTCCTTCAAATCGCAGAATCGTCCCAAAACCGACGCGAAGGCAGAGTCTGACCGTGCAGACATGGATGAGAAGGCAGAGCGTCAGTATGGCAAGGCTATGGATGTTTTTCTGCAGTTCAACAAAAAGGTAGAGGCGGGGGCAGGTCCGCCCGAGCGTGTTGCGGCTGTCGTGGAGCAAGCGCTCATCGTAAGGCGGCCCCGCCCGCGCTACCTCGTTGGCAGCGACGCGCGCATGACTGTCGCACTCAAGCGACTTCTGCCAACCCAGACTGTGGACGCGCTCCTGTCCAGGTTCATCGGCCTGCCACGCAGTGAAAGTTCGTCATGA
- a CDS encoding FAD-binding oxidoreductase, with protein sequence MSSTDWIDELARHLSGQVLADRLFRPGDPSYTDTTALWNGGVTTRPGLVVRPHTNAEVAAAITSARQFGVGVSVRGGGHDWAGRALRGGLVIDLGAMRDVRVQGDNAVIGGGSRAGDVIAAASQHRMNVAVGTAGVVGMAGLTLGGGYGPLLGTTGLAADNLLGAEVVLADGRIVTTEDDPELLWALRGGGGNFGVVTSIRLRLHSDRGLVGGMVLFPWEEASTVLSRFAELITEATDGLTLLLEMTVAPGTGPCLVVVPVWSGDPRGADAAVGKVMRLGRRGAGAVAPTTQKVLWEQFDQAVPNGMHWDLRTRNIAELTPDVISLLTGWVEKRPGPGAGIGLRQFHGAATRVGTEESAFGLRTSHVAVEISAGRGPDEDHGSFKEWLDGVYNALAPFALPGGYPNFLLPDQEEQVVHAYGAHAERLVKAKETYDPEHVFTATPLPDRSMLKTHRPAR encoded by the coding sequence ATGAGTTCTACGGACTGGATCGATGAACTGGCACGCCACTTGAGCGGACAAGTGCTGGCCGACCGCCTGTTTCGGCCCGGTGATCCGTCGTATACCGACACGACTGCACTCTGGAACGGCGGAGTAACCACTCGGCCTGGCTTGGTCGTGCGGCCCCACACCAACGCCGAGGTCGCCGCCGCAATCACCTCCGCACGCCAATTCGGTGTAGGCGTGTCCGTGCGCGGCGGAGGCCACGACTGGGCCGGGCGGGCCCTCCGCGGTGGACTGGTGATCGATCTTGGGGCCATGCGTGACGTACGGGTGCAGGGGGACAACGCTGTCATCGGCGGAGGAAGCCGGGCCGGCGACGTGATAGCGGCTGCCTCTCAGCACAGGATGAACGTCGCTGTGGGCACCGCAGGCGTCGTCGGCATGGCCGGGCTGACGCTTGGTGGAGGCTACGGCCCATTGCTGGGCACGACTGGGCTAGCCGCCGACAACCTTCTCGGAGCGGAAGTCGTACTTGCCGACGGTCGGATCGTTACAACTGAGGATGATCCCGAACTGCTGTGGGCCCTGCGCGGCGGTGGCGGCAACTTCGGCGTTGTCACCTCAATCCGTCTCCGCCTCCACTCCGATCGTGGACTCGTCGGCGGCATGGTCCTCTTTCCTTGGGAGGAAGCATCGACCGTGCTTTCCCGCTTCGCGGAACTGATCACCGAGGCGACCGACGGCCTCACCCTCCTGCTCGAAATGACCGTTGCCCCCGGAACCGGGCCGTGCCTGGTCGTCGTGCCGGTGTGGTCCGGTGACCCACGGGGCGCCGACGCCGCTGTCGGCAAAGTCATGCGCCTCGGCAGGCGGGGCGCGGGTGCTGTGGCTCCGACCACACAGAAGGTCCTGTGGGAGCAATTCGATCAGGCGGTACCCAACGGCATGCACTGGGACCTGCGTACCCGAAATATCGCCGAACTCACGCCCGATGTCATCAGCCTCCTCACCGGCTGGGTAGAAAAGCGCCCCGGACCGGGAGCAGGCATCGGGTTGCGGCAATTTCATGGCGCAGCCACGCGAGTGGGAACCGAAGAGAGCGCCTTCGGCCTGCGCACCAGTCACGTGGCTGTTGAAATCTCCGCGGGACGTGGGCCCGACGAGGATCACGGTTCTTTCAAGGAATGGCTGGACGGTGTCTACAACGCTCTCGCACCCTTCGCTCTGCCGGGGGGCTACCCGAATTTCCTTCTGCCGGACCAGGAAGAGCAGGTTGTTCACGCCTATGGCGCTCACGCTGAGCGTTTGGTCAAGGCCAAGGAGACCTACGACCCCGAGCACGTCTTCACCGCAACGCCGCTTCCGGACCGCAGCATGCTAAAGACCCACCGTCCGGCACGCTGA
- a CDS encoding DUF6518 family protein, translated as MDATDSIVSPRLRSKNAPSVGVLCLGAGLVGGILTNLAQGWLPGAWNNLANSGAVWTMFAFAAGVALAHRTDGHRLPASAGALAEIGLVVGYYGYAEFGRDGMGSLTFPLLWLAMACVAGPLFGVAGAWSRRGTRPWRRYVALGALGGLFGSEGLHYWLGLGYLPQAVVCGALACGLPLLSGRTWKERGLSLAVAIPASFVTYQILYGLLDAVSG; from the coding sequence GTGGATGCCACCGATTCGATCGTTTCACCCCGCCTGCGCTCGAAGAACGCCCCGAGCGTAGGTGTTCTATGCCTCGGCGCAGGGCTCGTCGGGGGCATCCTGACGAACCTGGCGCAGGGCTGGCTGCCTGGGGCGTGGAACAACTTGGCGAACTCCGGTGCGGTGTGGACGATGTTCGCGTTTGCCGCGGGCGTCGCCCTCGCACACCGCACCGACGGCCATCGCCTTCCGGCATCAGCCGGAGCCCTGGCGGAGATCGGCCTCGTCGTCGGCTACTACGGGTACGCCGAGTTCGGGCGGGACGGAATGGGCTCGCTCACATTTCCACTGCTCTGGCTCGCGATGGCGTGCGTCGCGGGACCGCTGTTCGGCGTCGCGGGCGCATGGTCGAGACGCGGTACTCGGCCCTGGCGGCGCTACGTAGCGCTCGGTGCACTCGGCGGCCTTTTCGGTAGTGAAGGCCTCCACTACTGGCTCGGCCTGGGATACCTACCGCAGGCGGTGGTCTGCGGTGCTCTCGCCTGCGGTCTTCCACTGTTGTCGGGGCGGACCTGGAAGGAACGGGGTCTGAGCCTCGCTGTGGCGATCCCCGCGTCTTTCGTCACTTATCAGATCCTCTATGGCCTCCTGGACGCAGTGTCCGGCTGA
- a CDS encoding IS630 family transposase: MARTGRPKAELILSDAERAALEGWVRRRSTPQAWALRCRIILACATGASNKDVAAQLGSTPHAVGRWRKRFVGHRIAGLGDMPRPGGPRTVTDEQVAAVVKRTLESTPKNATHWSTRAMAKEMGLSQSTVSRIWRAFGLQPHRTETFKLSTDPYFVDKVHDVVGLYLDPPERALVFCVDEKSQIQALDRSQPVLPMMPGVPQRLTHDYVRAGTTTLFAALEVATGKVIGSLHRRHRAEEFKKFLIKLDQAIPADLDVHLVLDNYATHKTPAIKTWLLTHPRFHLHFTPTGSSWLNLVERWFAELTNKQIRRGVHKSVQALEKDIRTWTAAWNTDPRPYVWTKTADEILERLANYLNRIPDSED; the protein is encoded by the coding sequence GTGGCGCGTACTGGGCGGCCGAAGGCCGAGTTGATCCTGTCGGATGCGGAACGGGCTGCGCTGGAGGGATGGGTGCGGCGCCGTTCCACCCCGCAGGCGTGGGCTTTGCGGTGTCGGATCATCCTGGCCTGCGCGACAGGCGCGTCGAACAAAGACGTGGCCGCGCAGTTGGGCTCCACGCCGCATGCGGTGGGCCGCTGGCGGAAGCGGTTCGTCGGGCACCGGATCGCCGGGCTGGGTGACATGCCGCGCCCGGGCGGCCCCCGGACGGTCACCGACGAGCAGGTCGCTGCGGTGGTGAAGCGGACGCTCGAGTCGACGCCGAAGAACGCCACGCACTGGTCGACGCGGGCGATGGCGAAGGAGATGGGCCTGTCGCAGTCGACCGTGTCACGGATCTGGCGGGCCTTCGGCCTGCAGCCGCACCGCACCGAGACCTTCAAGCTGTCCACGGACCCGTACTTCGTCGACAAGGTCCACGATGTCGTCGGCCTCTATCTGGACCCGCCCGAACGCGCTCTGGTGTTCTGCGTCGACGAGAAGTCGCAGATCCAGGCCCTTGACCGCTCCCAGCCGGTGCTGCCGATGATGCCCGGCGTCCCGCAGCGCCTCACCCACGACTACGTGCGCGCGGGCACCACCACATTGTTCGCCGCTCTCGAGGTGGCCACCGGCAAGGTGATCGGCTCCCTGCACCGCCGGCACCGTGCCGAGGAGTTCAAGAAGTTCCTGATCAAACTCGACCAGGCGATACCGGCAGACCTGGACGTGCACCTGGTGCTGGACAACTACGCCACCCACAAGACCCCGGCCATCAAAACCTGGCTGCTGACTCACCCCCGCTTCCACCTGCACTTCACGCCCACCGGCTCGTCCTGGCTCAACCTGGTCGAACGGTGGTTCGCCGAGCTGACCAACAAGCAGATACGGCGAGGCGTCCACAAAAGCGTCCAGGCCCTGGAGAAGGACATCCGGACCTGGACCGCCGCATGGAACACCGATCCCAGGCCCTACGTCTGGACCAAGACCGCGGACGAGATCCTCGAACGCCTCGCCAACTATCTGAACAGAATTCCCGACTCAGAAGACTAG